One part of the Streptomyces nigra genome encodes these proteins:
- a CDS encoding ABC transporter ATP-binding protein yields the protein MVNYDAARTDPPDSPGDEPAVRADSLTVVRGTRQVLRDLAFTVPRGQITGLLGPSGCGKTTLMRSIVGTQAKVTGTLDVLGHPAGHPSLRTRIGYVTQAPSVYDDLTVRQNLDYFAAILDPGRSAAGRRADAVTRAIADVDLTSHADALAGALSGGQRSRVSLAVALLGAPELLVLDEPTVGLDPVLRRDLWALFHDIAASRGATLLISSHVMDEAERCHRLLLMREGRVLADGTPEALRARTDSETVEAAFLHLVDEAAAAARAKETTR from the coding sequence ATGGTGAATTATGATGCCGCCCGCACCGACCCTCCCGACAGCCCCGGGGACGAGCCGGCCGTCCGCGCCGACTCCCTCACCGTCGTCCGCGGCACCCGCCAGGTCCTGCGCGACCTGGCCTTCACCGTCCCGCGCGGACAGATCACCGGCCTGCTCGGCCCCTCCGGCTGCGGCAAGACCACCCTGATGCGGTCCATCGTCGGCACCCAGGCCAAGGTCACCGGCACCCTCGACGTCCTCGGCCACCCCGCCGGACACCCCTCGTTGCGCACCCGCATCGGCTACGTCACCCAAGCCCCCTCCGTCTACGACGACCTGACCGTCCGCCAGAACCTGGACTACTTCGCGGCGATCCTCGACCCCGGCCGCTCCGCCGCCGGCCGGCGCGCCGACGCCGTCACCCGCGCCATCGCCGACGTCGACCTCACCAGCCACGCCGACGCCCTGGCCGGTGCCCTCTCCGGCGGCCAGCGCAGCCGCGTCTCCCTGGCGGTAGCCCTCCTCGGCGCCCCCGAACTCCTCGTCCTGGACGAACCCACCGTCGGCCTCGACCCCGTCCTGCGTCGCGACCTCTGGGCCCTCTTCCACGACATCGCCGCCTCCCGCGGCGCCACCCTCCTCATCTCCTCCCATGTCATGGACGAGGCCGAGCGCTGCCACCGCCTCCTCCTCATGCGCGAGGGCCGCGTCCTCGCCGACGGCACCCCCGAAGCCCTCCGCGCCCGCACGGACTCCGAGACCGTCGAAGCGGCCTTCCTGCACCTGGTCGACGAGGCGGCCGCCGCCGCCCGTGCGAAGGAGACCACCCGATGA
- a CDS encoding protein kinase domain-containing protein yields MASRHNIGADAEAELPEYAGHYRLESVLGSGGMGVVHLARSTSGMQVAVKVVHAEFAKDPEFRGRFRQEVGAARKVSGAFTAPVVDADPEAGRPWMATLFIPGPTLSDHVKRNGPMDPAQLRRLMAGLAEALRDIHRVGVVHRDLKPSNVLLAADGPKVIDFGISRPKDSELRTETGKLIGTPPFMAPEQFRRPREVGPAADVFALGSVMVHAATGRGPFDSDSPYVVAYQVVHDEPDLTGLPENLAPLVLRCLAKEPEDRPTPDELMRELRSVSASYDTQAFIPAQRASEDSDPEPGPGTAGKRRRTAGSRQPRKTATRRRVALVTAAVVALGVVAGAAVLWPGDEPEQEAGARKPAAAASAVEPWAVKPSPERGGLPRCAHDGRRLLCTQPGLVSALDPADGRVLWRHDLATEDDAPGGPPVFSGGLAHVATHADRRLEALDPATGESRWELDVSAYRGFRYAGDMLVLIGADGVARGVDSASGETRWKRRIPGLGEAYAVSFPGNPWLFVANVSDGGRTRVRSIDPKDGKVRWDAPFDDALTPVGATDGEVFLVASGGDYGEALAVVRYSPASGATRRVRLSESLNRAQAGVYGGTVHLLGADGSLVAVDMRAGRQRWSVQTGVSQGSAPVFDGRRVYVSAVDGRLLAVDGTRGRLVGQTEPRLNPNAAAATASLPAPALGDGRVHATAPDGTVFTVDGRSPGTW; encoded by the coding sequence ATGGCGTCACGGCACAACATCGGGGCGGACGCCGAAGCGGAACTTCCCGAGTACGCCGGGCACTACCGCCTGGAGTCGGTCCTCGGTTCCGGGGGCATGGGCGTCGTCCACCTGGCCAGGAGCACCTCGGGCATGCAGGTCGCCGTGAAGGTCGTCCATGCCGAGTTCGCGAAGGACCCCGAGTTCAGGGGCCGTTTCCGGCAGGAGGTCGGGGCGGCGCGCAAGGTCAGCGGGGCATTCACGGCACCGGTGGTGGACGCCGATCCGGAGGCCGGACGGCCGTGGATGGCCACGCTGTTCATCCCCGGGCCGACACTCTCCGACCATGTGAAGCGGAACGGCCCCATGGACCCCGCACAGTTGCGGCGGCTGATGGCCGGGCTGGCCGAGGCGCTGCGGGACATCCACCGCGTCGGCGTGGTGCACCGCGATCTGAAACCGAGCAACGTGCTGCTCGCCGCCGACGGTCCGAAGGTCATCGACTTCGGCATTTCTCGGCCGAAGGACAGCGAACTGCGGACCGAGACCGGCAAGTTGATCGGGACGCCGCCGTTCATGGCTCCGGAGCAGTTCCGGCGGCCCCGGGAGGTCGGCCCCGCCGCGGACGTCTTCGCGCTCGGCTCGGTGATGGTGCACGCGGCCACGGGACGCGGGCCGTTCGATTCGGACAGCCCGTACGTCGTCGCCTACCAGGTCGTCCATGACGAGCCGGATCTGACCGGGCTGCCGGAGAACCTCGCCCCACTCGTGCTGCGCTGCCTCGCCAAGGAGCCGGAGGACCGGCCCACCCCGGACGAGCTGATGCGCGAACTGCGGTCCGTGTCGGCGTCGTACGACACACAGGCGTTCATACCGGCCCAGCGTGCGAGCGAGGACAGCGACCCCGAGCCCGGCCCCGGGACCGCGGGCAAGAGGCGAAGAACCGCCGGTTCGCGGCAGCCCCGGAAGACGGCGACGCGACGGCGGGTGGCCCTGGTGACGGCGGCCGTCGTCGCTCTGGGCGTCGTCGCCGGGGCCGCCGTGCTGTGGCCCGGGGACGAGCCCGAGCAGGAGGCAGGTGCGCGGAAGCCCGCTGCGGCGGCGTCGGCGGTCGAACCCTGGGCCGTGAAGCCGTCGCCGGAGCGTGGCGGACTGCCGCGATGCGCACACGACGGCCGGCGGCTGCTGTGTACGCAGCCTGGGCTGGTCAGCGCGCTCGACCCGGCCGACGGACGGGTGCTGTGGCGCCACGACCTCGCCACCGAGGACGACGCGCCGGGCGGCCCGCCGGTGTTCTCGGGCGGCCTCGCGCACGTGGCGACCCACGCGGACCGGCGGCTGGAGGCCCTCGACCCGGCGACCGGCGAGTCGCGGTGGGAGCTGGACGTGTCGGCGTACCGGGGATTCCGGTACGCGGGCGACATGCTCGTGCTGATCGGCGCGGACGGTGTGGCGCGGGGCGTGGACAGCGCGTCCGGCGAGACCCGCTGGAAGCGGCGGATCCCGGGGCTGGGTGAGGCGTACGCCGTCTCGTTCCCGGGCAATCCCTGGCTCTTCGTCGCGAACGTGTCGGACGGCGGCCGCACCCGGGTGCGGTCCATCGACCCGAAGGACGGCAAGGTGCGCTGGGACGCGCCGTTCGACGACGCCCTGACCCCCGTCGGCGCCACCGACGGCGAGGTCTTCCTCGTCGCGAGCGGCGGCGACTACGGCGAGGCGCTGGCCGTCGTCCGCTACAGCCCGGCGTCGGGCGCCACGCGGCGCGTGCGTCTGTCGGAGTCGCTGAACCGCGCGCAGGCCGGGGTGTACGGCGGGACCGTCCACCTGCTGGGGGCGGACGGCTCCCTCGTGGCCGTCGACATGCGCGCGGGCCGGCAGCGCTGGTCGGTGCAGACGGGCGTCAGCCAGGGCTCGGCGCCGGTCTTCGACGGCCGGCGTGTGTACGTGAGCGCGGTGGACGGGCGGCTGCTCGCCGTGGACGGGACCCGGGGGCGGCTGGTCGGCCAGACGGAGCCCCGGCTGAACCCGAACGCCGCGGCGGCCACCGCGAGTCTGCCCGCACCCGCCCTGGGCGACGGCCGTGTCCACGCCACCGCACCGGACGGCA
- a CDS encoding SH3 domain-containing protein translates to MSVDRTEVTDRGEDDAVSTLAASAGVPYYPIAPGVRLNVRSGPGTSYPIIKVLPEGTRVAIYCQRPGTRVTGPYGTSTIWDNIANGEYVSDTYVRTGSDGYIRPRCS, encoded by the coding sequence ATGTCTGTCGACCGTACGGAAGTGACGGACCGCGGCGAGGACGACGCCGTCAGCACACTCGCGGCGTCCGCCGGAGTGCCCTACTACCCGATCGCGCCGGGCGTGCGCCTCAACGTCCGCAGCGGTCCCGGCACCAGCTACCCGATCATCAAGGTCCTGCCCGAGGGCACGCGGGTCGCGATCTACTGCCAGCGGCCCGGCACCCGCGTCACCGGCCCGTACGGCACCTCGACCATCTGGGACAACATCGCCAACGGCGAGTACGTCTCCGACACGTACGTCAGGACCGGCAGCGACGGCTACATCCGCCCGCGCTGCTCGTAG
- a CDS encoding class I SAM-dependent methyltransferase codes for MTAPSDAARAHSFNTAAAQYAANRPSYPPALFDAVEELAGRPLAGARVVDVGAGTGIATALLHDRGADVLAVEPGEGMAAQFRRGHPGIPLVRGTGDALPLATSSADLLTYAQAWHWTDPARSVPEALRVLRPGGALALWWNITPLDIPWHVEQAMRIESRFGLHSGGPAPVAPAVEQQGRGARAAEADPTGRLTFTSRTVRWSRRVPVDTHLANLASHSLFLVNGAEASAAFFAEERRHLLGTFPDGTVEETYDVDLVVAITPGTGNRTPHGA; via the coding sequence ATGACAGCCCCCTCCGACGCGGCCCGCGCCCACTCCTTCAACACCGCCGCCGCCCAGTACGCGGCGAACCGCCCCTCCTATCCGCCCGCCCTCTTCGACGCGGTCGAGGAACTCGCGGGGCGGCCCCTGGCCGGTGCGCGGGTCGTGGACGTCGGCGCCGGGACCGGGATCGCCACCGCCCTGCTCCACGACCGCGGCGCCGACGTACTGGCGGTGGAGCCCGGCGAGGGCATGGCGGCCCAGTTCCGCCGCGGCCATCCCGGCATCCCGCTCGTACGGGGCACCGGTGACGCCCTGCCCCTGGCCACTTCCTCGGCCGACCTCCTCACCTACGCCCAGGCCTGGCACTGGACGGACCCCGCCCGCTCGGTGCCGGAGGCCCTGCGCGTGCTGCGCCCCGGCGGCGCGCTCGCCCTGTGGTGGAACATCACCCCCCTCGACATCCCCTGGCACGTCGAGCAGGCGATGCGGATCGAGAGCCGCTTCGGCCTCCACTCCGGCGGCCCCGCGCCCGTCGCCCCCGCCGTCGAACAGCAGGGCAGGGGCGCCCGGGCCGCCGAGGCAGACCCCACTGGCCGCCTCACCTTCACCTCCCGCACGGTCCGCTGGAGCCGCCGCGTCCCCGTCGACACCCACCTGGCCAATCTCGCCAGCCACTCGCTCTTCCTGGTGAACGGCGCCGAAGCGAGCGCAGCCTTCTTCGCCGAGGAGCGGCGCCATCTCCTCGGCACCTTCCCGGACGGCACCGTCGAGGAGACGTACGACGTGGACCTGGTCGTCGCCATCACCCCCGGGACCGGGAACCGCACCCCGCACGGTGCTTGA
- the proC gene encoding pyrroline-5-carboxylate reductase — MTQKVAVLGTGKIGEALLSGMIRGGWTPADLLVTARRPERAEELRTRYGVTPVSNAEAAKSADTLILTVKPQDMGTLLDELAPFVPADRLVISGAAGIPTSFFESRLATGTPVVRVMTNTPALVDEAMSVISAGSHASEAHLAHAEEIFGAVGKTLRVPESQQDACTALSGSGPAYFFYLVEAMTDAGILLGLPRDKAHDLIVQSAIGAATMLRDSGEHPVKLRENVTSPAGTTINAIRELENHGVRAALIAALEAARDRSRELASGNS, encoded by the coding sequence ATGACCCAGAAAGTCGCAGTCCTCGGCACCGGCAAGATCGGCGAAGCCCTGCTCAGCGGAATGATCCGCGGAGGCTGGACACCGGCAGACCTCCTGGTCACGGCCCGCCGCCCGGAACGCGCCGAGGAACTCCGCACCCGCTACGGAGTCACCCCGGTCAGCAACGCGGAAGCCGCCAAGTCGGCCGACACCCTGATCCTCACCGTCAAGCCCCAGGACATGGGCACCCTCCTCGACGAACTCGCCCCCTTCGTCCCCGCCGACCGCCTGGTCATCAGCGGCGCGGCGGGCATCCCCACCTCCTTCTTCGAGTCCCGACTGGCCACCGGCACCCCGGTGGTCCGCGTCATGACGAACACCCCGGCCCTCGTCGACGAGGCCATGTCCGTCATCTCCGCGGGCAGCCACGCCAGCGAGGCCCACCTCGCCCACGCCGAGGAGATCTTCGGCGCCGTCGGCAAGACGCTCCGCGTCCCCGAGTCCCAGCAGGACGCCTGCACCGCCCTCTCCGGCTCCGGCCCGGCCTACTTCTTCTACCTGGTCGAAGCCATGACGGACGCCGGCATCCTGCTCGGGCTGCCCCGCGACAAGGCCCACGACCTGATCGTCCAGTCCGCGATCGGCGCCGCGACGATGCTCCGCGACAGCGGTGAGCACCCGGTCAAGCTCCGCGAGAACGTGACGTCCCCCGCCGGCACCACCATCAACGCCATCCGCGAGCTGGAGAACCACGGCGTCCGCGCGGCCCTCATCGCCGCCCTCGAGGCAGCCCGCGACCGCAGCCGCGAGCTTGCCTCCGGGAACAGCTGA
- the trpS gene encoding tryptophan--tRNA ligase — protein sequence MTRVFSGIKPTGHLTLGNYLGAMRRWAAVDQHQSDALFCIVDLHALTVDHDPARVRRLSRQAATLLLASGLDPRLCTVFVQSHVDEHTRLSYLLECVATDGEMRRMIQYKEKAARERVRGGSVRLSLLTYPVLMAADILAYGTDQVPVGDDQTQHVELARDIAVRFNQRYGHTFVVPRATPPQVAARVMNLQDPTSKMGKSDDSGPGIVYLLDEPDVVRRKIMRAVTDSARDVVYDPETRPGPANLLEILAACTGGNPSELSGVYETYGALKRDTADAVVEVLRPVQERHRELCTDPGYVEGVLRDGAERARAMARPTVDAAYRSIGLLPAAEAEDVGAGAAVPDIGVTA from the coding sequence ATGACGCGGGTCTTCAGCGGGATCAAGCCGACGGGACACCTGACGCTGGGGAACTATCTGGGCGCCATGCGGCGGTGGGCCGCGGTCGACCAGCACCAGTCGGACGCCCTGTTCTGCATCGTGGATCTGCACGCGCTGACCGTGGACCACGATCCGGCGCGGGTGCGCAGACTCAGCAGGCAGGCCGCGACGCTGTTGCTCGCGTCGGGGCTGGATCCCCGACTGTGCACCGTCTTCGTGCAGAGCCATGTCGACGAGCACACCCGGCTGTCGTACCTGCTGGAGTGCGTGGCCACGGACGGCGAGATGCGGCGCATGATCCAGTACAAGGAGAAGGCCGCTCGGGAACGGGTGCGCGGGGGGAGTGTCCGGCTGTCCCTCCTCACGTATCCCGTGCTGATGGCGGCGGACATCCTGGCGTACGGGACCGACCAGGTGCCGGTCGGGGACGACCAGACGCAGCACGTGGAGCTGGCGCGGGACATCGCGGTGCGGTTCAACCAGCGGTACGGGCACACGTTCGTCGTGCCGCGGGCGACGCCGCCGCAGGTCGCGGCCCGGGTGATGAACCTGCAGGACCCGACGTCGAAGATGGGCAAGAGCGACGACTCGGGGCCGGGCATCGTCTATCTGCTCGACGAGCCGGACGTGGTGCGCAGGAAGATCATGCGGGCTGTCACCGACAGCGCCCGGGACGTCGTGTACGACCCGGAGACGCGGCCGGGCCCGGCGAATCTGCTGGAGATCCTGGCGGCCTGCACGGGTGGGAACCCATCCGAGCTGAGCGGTGTATATGAAACGTACGGGGCTTTGAAGCGGGACACCGCGGACGCCGTGGTCGAGGTTCTCAGGCCCGTGCAGGAGAGGCACAGGGAGCTGTGCACGGATCCTGGCTATGTGGAGGGGGTGCTGCGGGATGGTGCGGAGCGCGCGCGGGCGATGGCCCGGCCGACCGTGGATGCCGCGTATCGGTCGATCGGACTGCTGCCGGCGGCCGAGGCAGAGGATGTCGGTGCCGGTGCCGCTGTCCCCGATATCGGAGTGACCGCCTGA
- a CDS encoding ABC transporter permease: protein MSTTASTPTPLRPAPTGALSPARTLATAARVLRQLRHDPRTIALMLLVPCVMLFLLRYVFDGSPRTFDTIGASLLGIFPLITMFLVTSIATLRERTSGTLERLLALPLGKGDLIAGYALAFGALAIVQSALATGLALWFLDLDVTGSPWLLLLVALLDALLGTALGLFVSAFAASEFQAVQFMPAVIFPQLLLCGLFTPRDAMHPALEALSDALPMSYAVDGMNEVLQHSDMTAAFVRDALIVAGCALLVLCLGAATLRRRTV from the coding sequence ATGAGCACCACCGCGAGCACCCCCACCCCGCTCCGCCCGGCCCCCACCGGCGCCCTCAGCCCCGCCCGCACCCTCGCCACCGCGGCCCGCGTCCTGCGCCAGCTCCGCCACGACCCGCGGACCATCGCGCTGATGCTCCTCGTGCCCTGCGTGATGCTCTTCCTGCTGCGCTACGTCTTCGACGGCAGCCCGCGCACCTTCGACACCATCGGCGCCTCCCTCCTCGGGATCTTCCCGCTGATCACGATGTTCCTGGTCACCTCCATCGCCACCCTGCGCGAACGGACCTCGGGCACCCTCGAACGCCTCCTCGCCCTGCCCCTGGGCAAGGGCGACCTGATCGCCGGCTACGCCCTCGCCTTCGGCGCCCTCGCGATCGTCCAGTCCGCGCTCGCCACCGGACTCGCCCTGTGGTTCCTCGACCTCGACGTCACCGGCAGCCCCTGGCTGCTCCTGCTGGTCGCCCTGCTCGACGCGCTTCTCGGCACCGCCCTCGGCCTCTTCGTCTCGGCCTTCGCCGCCTCCGAGTTCCAGGCCGTCCAGTTCATGCCGGCCGTGATCTTCCCCCAGCTCCTCCTCTGCGGACTCTTCACTCCCCGCGACGCCATGCACCCCGCCCTGGAAGCCCTCTCCGACGCCCTCCCCATGTCCTACGCCGTCGACGGCATGAACGAAGTCCTCCAGCACTCCGACATGACGGCCGCCTTCGTCCGCGACGCCCTGATCGTCGCGGGCTGCGCCCTCCTCGTCCTCTGCCTGGGCGCCGCCACCCTGCGCCGCCGCACCGTCTGA